The DNA window GCAGAGGTTACAATAAGTGGAGTCCTTGAACCGAGTTTTCCAGCTAACTGTTAAAAAAATGCCAACTTTTATAACAAACCACGTATaatctaggtagcacggacgcTTCACTCAATTACAATTCCCGTTTTGTAAACGTGTCATACACTTTGCTTTTCAGACatgaaacttcaattttaacatgggaaaccttaaaataacaagTTCCAAGTGTCCTGTTTCCCAGAATCcatgtccgtgctacctagcgtGTAATTGAAAAGACTGTGAAGTGGAGATTCAAATAAGAAAAAGTTGCATACAGTAATGGAAGTTTTTTGCAAGGGAAATATATCGCCAACTCCATGAGCAATTGCGAAATGCGGTCGAATTGGCTCAGATAGAACCTTATCAACAACTTCTTGTATAGCAACCTGGCAACCCAATTAAACCAAACATGGTGTAACTGTAAAATTAggggaaaataaaaataattgggTTGGTTTACGTACATCGAGAGAGGGATTGAGAGAGATGGCAGAGGCGAGCTTAGGTCGAGAGAGGATACGATTGGAAGAGAGATGCCATGATTTGCAAACGCAGGCTGCGGAAGCTAATGCTAAGGCTGGTAATTTTGTCAGAATCTTCTCTACTATGTCTTCGTTTATTGAATTGAATCCCATTTTtgattcttcttctttcttcttgcCTGTTCTCTTCGTTTCTACTTCCATTTTCGAATGAAAATTATTTAGGTAGCCATTTGCCTGTATGCATTAAAACCACTATTGAACGAACGACATGTCGTCCTGTCGCTCATTGTACTATTTTCTCCAATTTTTATTCCTTTACATGAATTGGTGAATTCGGACATTTTTAGTTTCGCTGTTGCTGTTAGCTAACGGCTACtactatgtttttttttttttgataattggggagagGGAAGCGCTTGTGTAaagaatcgaacccacgacctaacagCTTGCTtgcagcgcttataccatttgagctatagctcgttGGTACGGCTGTTACTATTAGTTGTTAGCTATGATTAGTTTTTATTGATGACATGTTAAATGATTTAAATCAtatagtttttgtttttaagaTAAAACTCGGTAGCATTGGCATTTTTTTTCGCGATTCAAAGCATCTCACAAGAAAGCGTTTTCTACCTTAGCCTGTTAACTATTAATATTAAACAATCAAATCATGCCTTTTCATATTGGATTCTATAACACCACACCATTGAGACCTTTTTCACAAGACAACGGAAACCATAAAAAAAAGTCACACCACTGCAAAACCTCGTCGCACTCAATCAATTGAATGCTCCTATACATGTTGAGATTCTGATTTcttcataaatttatttgatttgattaatattaattataaattttaaaaacaagatacaaaTATTATTGAAATAACATAAATTGAACAAAccaattcataattttatactGCAAAGCTGTGCTCATGTATAATGGCTTTCATAGTCTGAAACAAAAGTTTAACGGTCCGACTCTGAAGAAGTTGACGGCGGAACATACGATAAAACCAAGTAAATCGAGCTATGGTAATGCAGAGAGCAACTAGCCGACTtatcttcatcatcttcttgAGTAATTGACGGTGAAAAACCTCCTCTTCCAATTTCTCCGACGCAGTACACTCCAGCTAACGGAACTCCGGGAAAATTTCCATGAATCGGAGAGCTATCCTCCTTCGGATAGAATACTTCTCCTCTGGAATGGCACGAAAACATTAACCCTCCGAATACTTCTCGTTCTGCACTTCTACTACTACTGCTACATGAACCTTTATTACTACAGGTTTTGCTTTTCAATTCCGGTCTCAGAATTTTTAGATCTCTAAATGCATCACCGCAGGAAGATGATGCAGTATCAGAATCTGAATGGTAAAACAGGAAGTAGTCTCCTGGTCTGATGCCGACTCCGTTAATGACGAAGAATTGTCTATTTCCTctgtttaaaatcaaaatcgctaattaaaattcataatttttaatgtACATCgacattaaatattatatagatTTACCCGACAACTTCATAAAATTCCATGGATGCTTTTGATATTGTGCTTTCTGGGCTGATTTGGTATTCTCTTTGTTGTACAACTCCGATATAAATTTCAGGAAATTCTTGGTCTCTGAACTgcaaaatgaaattttcataTAAACCAAGAAAAACAAATGAAGAACATAATAAATAAACCTGACAAAAAATATAGCTGATTTGTCAAAAACCTGTTCATTTATATCTGATAAGAGAACTTGGCCGTCAAGGATTTCATAATCTCCGTCCATTCGAGCGGTGAGCCATGAGTAATCTGCGTCTTTCGCGATTACGCAGATTGCCTGAAGCTGAGGACCAAATGGCATCATACCCGTTGACAGGGTCAAATGAAATTCAATTTCTCCAATTCCTGCTCCTCCCACAAATCAGAGAATTAAATCACTTtattcctatatatatatatattcatataaagtAAGATGAATTTTGATAGAAATTATGAATTATTACCATGAGATTTGTGTTTGTCCTTGGCAAAAACAAGAGCAACAGCACCAGTAAAGTAGTCATCTTTGTTGTTATTGTGAGAATTATCAACACTTGTGCTTAAGAAGCACCCTTTCGCATCTCCGACGATTACTGTTTCCTTTTCTAGTTCCCAATCTGCATATAACATGTAACAATTAGATGGTCACCAAATGAATTCAATATCATAATGTATAGTGATTAATTACCAATTCTTGCAAGAATAGGTTTAATGTCCATGTTTCGATCCTGAGACAAAGAACATCATCATCACATGTTAGTAATTCAATAAATTAGCCTAAAATTTGTAATGGGGTAGTTTTCAGGCAGTTTTAGTTAATCACATACTCCAAACAAAATGATCCCAGAAGGTGAGGTAGTGTCTGAAACAGAAGAAGTATAGTCTTTTATGTCGGTCACGAACTTGTCCACGAAAGCTGTTCGATGAATCTGACACAGTATCGAAAAATACTGTCACTAAATGGAAAATTGAAAACAGAATGGCAAATTTTGTATAGCAGATAAGAAAATTAATACCTCCTTGGAACGCAAAAGTGGAATGGCTTCAACTTTGAGACCCGGAACAAATCCAACAACCAGAACAATCCCTCGATTAATTACACCTTCATCGTCATCATCGTCGTCATCTTCGCTGTCCTCGTCGTCTTCGTCGCTTTTTCCCCACCGTATTTCTTTCAGTTTATCAGTAGCAGCATCAAGACCAATGATCCCACTGGCAGCATTGGTAATTATGGGAACTCTTGTACCGAATCTCGTTGTGAGCTTCATTAATGGCATTgtaaagttaaaaatttaatcaaatgaaaTATAATCTGGTTATAGAAGTCAAGAAAATTCTGATGAGTAAAGTATATACCAGTTGGTGAGTCACTTCCAAGATGAATTCCTTGCCAATGCAGGCAATAACAAAGTGAGGAACAATAGGCTCTAGAAGAACCTTGTCAAGAACCTCTTTCATAGCTTCCTATTAATTAGAACAGGATTTTAATAGTAACTTATTAGATTATTGATCAAGgcaaaacaattttatattttgtcttTGAccaacatgataaatatatccgCAATAAAATTTTGCAACAATACGATCCATCAATTTTGTGATTGTGACGGATATGTTTAATCCTCAATTTAAACCTGTATCGGACACATAAATCTTATTTTAAACATATGTAATTCTTcctaaaccaaaataaaagatcAAGTATTTATGGAAACAAAAAGTAAATCATAAAAATAGGTGACCGGGCCGCCGGGACCCAACAGAAAAATATAACATTCTATTTGGATTATTATGAATAAGGAAACTCACTTCGAGAGAAGGGTTAAGAGAAAGAGCAGTGGCAAGCTTCGGTTTTGACAGGATCCGAACACAAACATTGTTCCACGATTTGCTAACGCAAGAAGCTGAAGCAAACGACAAAGCGTTCAGCCTTGTCAGAATGTTCTCTATAACATCCTCACTGACCGAAGTAAACCCGCAACTACTTCTCATCATTACCGTCTTCTTCGTCGAGTTCGACGAGTTCTTTGCCATTTCCAAAATGtgctctctctatatatatatctaGAGACAGAACATAACCAGTTAACAATGTGCATGGAGATGAAATTGGGTCCCCTGGTTCCTAATTTATAGATGGAAAGAAATAAGgaaaaatgaaatagaaaaTGTAAAGAATCCTGGTTTAATAAAGAGCATTAATGGGGATTTGGATTCACTTCTTTTTTTGGTATCTGGTTTTGGATTCTTTAGATTGATTGGATTTTGGTGTTTTGGTGTGACAACTGTTGGTTTGCTTCTTCAATCTGATTTCTTTGATCTTTATTACCAAACCTGACTACTTTAGGATCCTCTTTCTGTAACTATGTGTTGCAATTGTAACAGTCTTTTGGTTCATTTTCTATTCCCTTGTAAAAAGGAGGGATTTTGTGTTCAGAATTTTATTAGAACTATGGGATTGGAATTATTAATTGCTAATATACAtctaagtatttttttttaaagttaattgAATACAGATTTTTGAGATTGGCCATTCACCCTGTTAACAAAAGGCTTAATaatcaaacaaatttaaatatttaaggatagtttcacttttatttaattttttcaattttattagttatataGTCTACTTTGATGTATACcatttttttttgatacaagGTACATGGGTCTCAATTATGAAACTGCAATTTTAAACCTTttacattcagactaatccacATTCGAGCCGGATAGATTCTTTGCGGGAGGTAAATCTCTCACCCctaattttaaacggctgcatatatGGGTGTAGTTCGAACCTGCAACCTCACTTAAATTAcaagagcgccttaccaacttATCTGCGTCTTAGGATTGatgtatattattttcaattgtatCTAGTTGAAACGAGattaaatattatttctaaaagAGTTTAGctgtaattaaaatgaaataaattaaaacagataataaaaatttaaacatttgaataacATTGAAATTTCCGccacacgcttggatttgttgtgttttAATAATATCTAAAAATGGGGTGCGCATCGGTAGAATTCACTTCGATATTAAAAATGTTGAAACCGTTCGATTTTTTGAaggaaataaaaaccaaacctaATAAAAGAGTAAAATTTGATTTGGTCTTCGGGTAAACCAAAATATTAgaataataattctaataatggtaatgaataataaataatatatattttaaatttaatttaaattaaatgtatatttttatcatttgcatactaacaaaaattataatatatatatatatatgtgtgtgtgtgtgtgtgtgtgtgtgtgtgtgtgtgtgtgtgtgtgtgtgtgtgtgtgtgtgtgtgtgtgtgtgtatatatataatttggtttttcagtttttgaaattaaaaatcaaataaaactaaaacttataaaaaaGATCTAACCGGTTATTTTTGactttggttcggtttgatatttttatcgGTTATGTTCAGAGCACACCTATCTAAAAATGGTATTATTGTCAGAAAAGAAAATCTGAAAGCTGGAAAAAATCCAAGGTGACTCAACTAAAGTGACAACGTGGCATCATTAAAAGTTCTATTTCTATGGGATAGAATCACATAGAATCCATAGATATcaacctttatttttttttattttttttttctcaaaggcTAAAGACTTTCATTGATAGaatgaaaattacataaatgaaTAGTTCCTCAACAAATTGAAGAGCTAATCTAGaataatgatgagagctgtTTGATACAGTCATCGAATAGGGCTTTTCCAACCATCAAAAGGTTAcccaaatacataaatattgaaaatacGATCTTGAAACCGCTTGATTCTTGAAAGCTAGATCTCTTAAAAATTCATGTTTTCCAATCTTCATCTTccaaaaagataaatttttacCTCACAACACCTTCAATCATCAAGAACATTCAACAAAAACTTCAAcaagttttaataaaattatagatctagaaaaatttataaatataaaaagacataaatataaaaaaagccgtagaaatagtaataatttgggcggagagaagatgattttccgatTAAGATCGGAAATCACCTTCTCCCACCCTCACAACCTTTAGAGGTCATTAGGTAAAaatagagagaattttaaatAGAATCAGTCTAACACTATATTAtgacatatatttaaaataatactagtattgtaattttatttattatctttttatatttttgaatagtaatataaaaatattataattttattgacGTGACATAATGTGATAGATTTAGTCAAtcgatgacgtggtagactgagtctatctaaaaattttTCGTAAAACTAATGCATATCCATCGGATTCTAATAAATAATGGACCCATCGTGATGACAGTAGGAGTGTTAAAAATCCAATTGAATCGaaaaattaaacctaatttgatttaatattgtaaaaagattaatttttagtttggttctgttttgaagatataaaaatataattaaattgctGCTCTCACTGGaacaaaaaaatcagaaaaaaataaaacaaactagTTGGCTTCATTTGGTTCACTTTTAAAAAAGCTGCATTCTTAAGACTTCAGTTTTGTTCAGTTTGAAAAGAAATTGAAGTGGTTCAGtttgaaccgaatgcacacgccccgtatattttatattatatgaaaatttgaaagataatGTTAATAATAGTACGACTTATATGTACTAGTAATTTTTAGGTTTCAATTTTattgcaattttattttattctttaaaacATTGCATCGCACATTTCAATCCTTCGCGATGTCGTATATTCTAGTCGTTTTTCACTAAATATAAAACTATATAAACAACATTATTTTGTATAGAACAACATCACAAAACGAAAATGTGttacaaaatgataaaattgaaaattttggaaTGTACGatgcaacattttaaaaaataaaattataaaatgagaTATTGAGATTTAGTATACAAATAACACtattttttttagggttaattatatataaaatcataaccTATGCACCaggtttcaaaaataacatgacatttaaaacgtgtcaatcacAGGcatcacctttaattttttttcaaaaataatattcgcAAGTATTAGTGGTATTTTTGTTGATATGacatgacacgtggcagacCTATTTgagtgtccaagtcagcaaattttatcaaaaaatatgctcataatgaaattgaaaagaattaAAAGGTTGTGAATCTGATTGACACATTTTAAAGGTcaagttatttttgaaatatggTGTAAAAGTAGGGATGTGTATTCggttaaaccgaaccgaccgaaccaaaatttttggtttttttaaaaaccgaactgaagctctggaaaaaattaatttttttaaccgaaccaaacatGTCGGTTCGGTCGattattttggttcggttcgatttttcggttcggtttacgtGTAAAAGTGACTAAGATTTTTTTACTcccaaaatcaaaccgaaccgaccaaccgaAATTATTCTACTTTTTCAAACGGAACCGAaaagtcatgattttatatgtaattaaccctttcttTTATGTCATTTCAGCTGTTTTTATTGTAATTAGTTTTATTATATGCGCAATGCATGTATTTAGTGCAGTAACCGGTTAgcatataaaatcatttttcaaaaagtaataCATAAAATCAATTTGATGCTAATTAAATCAAGTTTGAATTTAAGCTGCTAGTTTGAACATCAACATATTCGACTTGACAGATTCTCAAACTTCTCTTTTCATCCTTCATAATTATCtgcatttataataatagcTTTAtgcttatattaaaattaatttttaaaataatgtctATGTAGCTAAATTTGATCtcgattttaaatattttatcaagcTAGAGTTCGAACTCCTAAAATAAAACAAGGTCAAGTTTTGGTCAAGTTTTGAATCTCCAATTTTAAAGTCGAGTTGAGTCGAGCttaaattttaaagtatttCAATTTGACTCCGGATCATGTGTAGTTCTTGCAAAAACAACAGTTATTTTGCATACTGTTGTGTTCAATTTTACTTTCAGAGatgttataaactttacaattaTAAGCTgttgaatatataattaaaatctgaaatatccattacaaataaatttttttgacatGCATAGCATGTACAAAGTAGGTAttgcataaaaataattagCTTCAATAATTCAATGCAGTTTAATGAAAAAGATGGGAATTACTTTAAGTGCTCGAATCTATGATTAGTAGATGATCCTTACTCGCTAAGCAGTGAAATTGACATTGTCATTTCACTATTTATCATCTGTATTGCAAGAAAACGGAAACAAAAACATTGAAATAAGAATCAACAAAACcatgtttttttttacaaaaataaattatagatataAAGTTTTTGAGTTTCACATGCATTTTCGGAAATGCTGATACGCAGAACTTAGCTCGATAAATTTTCGTACTACATGTGTTAGCACTCCCAATTGAAAGGAATAGTTTGATGGGCTTTATTGAAAAAAGGACCAATTAGAGTGCATTTCTGCCATCAGGAACCAGCACTGAGTCCACGTGATCAATGTGCTGAACCAAATGGATTGAGTTAGGCTGCAGAATGTGGTTCCCAGATATCTGAGTTGGCATTGATGACAGAAGAGAGTGAGCACTGGCTTGTGTTGTTGTTGTTAGCTTGCTGCCTCTACTCTCAGACAAAGCAACCGAACTTTGAAGAATAGGTGATCCAAAGAAAAGGTTAGGTTTGCCGGTCAAATTCATTTGTTGGTGTGGGCTATACTGGGTTGCAGCAAGTGCCTAAGCAGTATTCATAACCCCTGACCATGTACTGACCACTGTGGTAGAAGGATATACATGTGAACTAGAGAATGACAATAGCTGGGACCCAAAAAAGGGTAAAACAAAAGATTTTATTAGCTTTAGAGTTTTGGAAGCATTTccgaaaataaaaatgaaatgttaaAATATAGGACTCGATCAGTTTTAGATTATCATAATTAGTGatcaaaattgaagaaaaagcAATCAGTTTTACAGTGTGATTTGAATTAGGAGAAAAGTACTAATTAGTAGTGGCAGTGATTGACCTCTGCAACTAGCAGAAAAGCTTTTGGGACAAGTGAGGAGATCCGGCTGAGGCTTCCTCTGATGCTTATTGTGTCCGTCAAGCCGTTTCCTGCAGCTTCTTTTTCCTTCATCAAATTCCTCCAGGGGAAGGATCCTGCAGAAAGAAATTCGAGCCCATAAGATTCCGAATGGGAAAATAACATTTGTATACAAGAATAgactataaatataaagttttagaGCTTCAAATGATTTTTtggaaatagaaataaaaaaattaaaacacagaACTCGATAAGTTCCCGTGCAATATACTAACATCAAAAGCACAATATATACCTACTACATTGCTGGCAGAACCGTTGTTTCTCCCCAGCTATAGTAACTTGTGGTGACTTGGAGTGAATCTCACATACCTAATGGCGCTTATGGTAGTCTCCGCAATTGCTAAGATCTGCATTGCATCCATCGACAAGGCAATAATACGCTACCTGAGCTCCAATATTAGCTACTCGCGCCCTTTTCGCTGCTGATAC is part of the Mercurialis annua linkage group LG3, ddMerAnnu1.2, whole genome shotgun sequence genome and encodes:
- the LOC126674651 gene encoding F-box/LRR-repeat protein At5g63520-like translates to MAKNSSNSTKKTVMMRSSCGFTSVSEDVIENILTRLNALSFASASCVSKSWNNVCVRILSKPKLATALSLNPSLEEAMKEVLDKVLLEPIVPHFVIACIGKEFILEVTHQLLTTRFGTRVPIITNAASGIIGLDAATDKLKEIRWGKSDEDDEDSEDDDDDDDEGVINRGIVLVVGFVPGLKVEAIPLLRSKEIHRTAFVDKFVTDIKDYTSSVSDTTSPSGIILFGDRNMDIKPILARIDWELEKETVIVGDAKGCFLSTSVDNSHNNNKDDYFTGAVALVFAKDKHKSHGIGEIEFHLTLSTGMMPFGPQLQAICVIAKDADYSWLTARMDGDYEILDGQVLLSDINEQFRDQEFPEIYIGVVQQREYQISPESTISKASMEFYEVVGGNRQFFVINGVGIRPGDYFLFYHSDSDTASSSCGDAFRDLKILRPELKSKTCSNKGSCSSSSRSAEREVFGGLMFSCHSRGEVFYPKEDSSPIHGNFPGVPLAGVYCVGEIGRGGFSPSITQEDDEDKSASCSLHYHSSIYLVLSYVPPSTSSESDR